The Pangasianodon hypophthalmus isolate fPanHyp1 chromosome 2, fPanHyp1.pri, whole genome shotgun sequence genome window below encodes:
- the si:ch73-361p23.3 gene encoding tumor necrosis factor receptor superfamily member 4, whose product MLWKSCYIIWSFLWLLTLDQTHVSPGIICKPGEKATYSRDSCEPCPADQYNPKHSESKECRNCDPCGSYSDEVQPCTPTSNTKCRCLEGFTPWDETQKRCKCEIGSGIKNLGNGKMICEKCPPKTFSDKINSACQLLPQCIQSSEKIPGNATSDVNCGNEAKAVVPPSSPSPFSQTSSSTTTITPTTSTYPISTPTTSIPGPQDSKKHALWLASLAAFLLLILILKLSRCPKKRTDIVRQGSACGKPVEESGEKFFPPV is encoded by the exons ATGCTCTGGAAAAGCTGTTACATTATCTGGAGCTTCTTGTGGTTGTTAACGCTTGATCAAACTCATGTTTCACCTGGAATCATTTGTAAACCAG GTGAAAAGGCCACATACTCAAGGGACAGTTGTGAACCCTGCCCAGCTGACCAGTACAACCCTAAACATAGTGAAAGTAAAGAGTGTCGAAACTGTGATCCTTGTG GATCGTATAGTGATGAAGTTCAACCCTGCACACCAACAAGTAATACTAAGTGTCGTTGCCTTGAAGGCTTTACTCCCTGGGACGAAACACAAAAAAGATGCAAGTGCGAGATAGGTTCAGGGATAAAGAATTTAG gaaatggaaaaatgatCTGTGAGAAATGTCCACCTAAAACCTTCTCTGACAAAATTAACTCTGCATGTCAACTACTGCCACA GTGCATTCAGAGCAGTGAGAAAATTCCAGGAAATGCCACCTCTGACGTCAATTGTGGAAATGAAGCGAAAGCAGTAGTACCTCCTTCCTCCCCCTCTCCTTTTTCTCAGACATCCTCCAGCACAACAACCATCACTCCAACCACCAGCACATACCCCATCTCTACCCCCACAACCTCCATTCCAGGGCCCCAAGACAGCAAGAAGCATGCCCTCT GGCTGGCCTCTCTCGCAGCTTTTCTGCTTCTCATCCTCATACTAAAGCTCAGCAGATGTCCTAAGAAAAGGACAGACATAGTACGACAAG GTAGTGCATGTGGAAAGCCAGTTGAGGAATCTGGCGAGAAATTCTTTCCTCCTGTCTAA
- the tcta gene encoding T-cell leukemia translocation-altered gene protein homolog — MEEPWDFEFLSRIVDSLVSFLAEFVDDWLANDMRVAVFKILFSWLVLSLIAIHFAWKVYGNTVNDMYYRQGTGGQNGGTPDTAPHLSGWENAAREILKSHHE; from the exons ATGGAGGAACCGTGGGATTTCGAGTTCCTTTCTCGCATCGTTGACAGCTTAGTGTCTTTTCTGGCTGAATTTGTGGACGACTGGCTGGCCAACGACATGAGAGTCGCCGTGTTCAAAATACTTTTCAGCTGGCTTGTCCTCAGTTTAATCGCCATACATTTCGCTTGGAAAGTTTATGGTAACACGGTGAACGACATGTACTACAGGCAAG GAACTGGGGGACAGAATGGTGGCACACCAGATACAGCACCTCACCTGAGTGGATG gGAGAATGCTGCCAGAGAAATCCTAAAGTCACACCATGAGTGA